One Micromonospora sp. WMMD812 genomic window carries:
- a CDS encoding tetratricopeptide repeat protein: MSRRLVSRAGRLFIAVALLAALVAVASHFGLWQKITGNSAAAWDWVERSSWFSAVASLILTIVYERRARQGGGPGGEDRRIFAIGLWNRIEVPGDRPVKPEPVIPARPAEPDRPVNHLPERATLEAELAGPRSAVVLVYGPAGAGKTTLVESVLRATDLGATRERFDLVADESFGAAELVRILGKNTARPPQELRDDPLQSLHLALESRTDPGVAVVIDGAQRILEPTTNKISDFDLNEALAVIAARRDRRVKVILITREQPIAAASSRWTTDDAVHIPVNRLAPEDFKQYLAILDPGDAEGMQAGSDDLCDLLQGMPRNANLFWAALTLPVDRPSVRELTRRLERPRRKDRPSTLARMVVDSLTPEQHNLVAAVAAYDMPVLSEDVVRLVGDGISPVRVEELLDELAEHHVIVRLAAPPRYCLTDPEILGALQRDGQNMEALRRKAANLLSNRRKPKVHVRGPGDLTVEFTELRITLRNRDWLAAFDRIQALDQHLVKWNASGLIMDARTQVIGRLEDAFDELRNFNALGYARASRGLMGPAVDAYERALALAGTQDRPDELRRKILANIADLEWQHGKIQEAERRYRKVLKLAVRDGDDEGRMVALSGIADCRRRHGDHRQAVTLGREALSLAREQNAYGWEIDISVKVARWLSEQEESAPAWELMTEAAVVAGERPNPAYRARCLDGQADLHLDDGDWVAARTSAAEALRHALDIHDPVTVLQARTTLAMAALRLGDLEAARTEIDRAGWYRREKRSLIVLALQALIAFREDPDGEARTLFETLEREAAQRRNDDPDDFAAWELEAIAICGLGVDRPGRAAAAKTAFGKARTIAPDFPVVKERLQFMLGIVAASSTVHRELVAAATGDAVRGFTP; this comes from the coding sequence GTGAGTCGACGACTGGTCTCCCGAGCGGGTCGCCTGTTCATCGCCGTGGCCCTGCTCGCTGCCCTGGTCGCGGTCGCCAGCCACTTCGGCCTGTGGCAGAAGATTACCGGGAACTCTGCGGCCGCCTGGGACTGGGTCGAGCGGTCTAGTTGGTTCAGTGCTGTCGCATCGCTCATCTTGACGATTGTCTACGAACGGCGAGCCCGTCAGGGCGGCGGACCCGGCGGGGAGGACCGCCGCATCTTCGCGATCGGGCTGTGGAATCGGATTGAGGTGCCAGGCGACCGGCCGGTAAAGCCCGAGCCGGTCATTCCCGCCCGCCCGGCGGAACCTGATAGGCCGGTGAACCATCTTCCGGAACGTGCCACTCTCGAAGCGGAACTGGCCGGGCCCCGCTCGGCGGTCGTGCTGGTCTACGGTCCGGCCGGCGCGGGCAAGACGACCCTCGTCGAGAGCGTGCTCCGTGCTACCGATCTCGGTGCCACCCGGGAAAGATTCGATCTCGTCGCGGACGAAAGCTTCGGTGCGGCCGAGCTGGTGCGGATTCTGGGCAAGAACACCGCGCGACCCCCGCAAGAGCTTCGCGACGACCCGCTGCAGTCACTGCACCTGGCGCTGGAGTCGCGGACGGATCCCGGTGTCGCCGTGGTGATCGACGGGGCCCAGCGGATTCTCGAGCCGACAACCAACAAGATTTCCGATTTCGATCTCAACGAGGCGCTGGCCGTCATCGCGGCGCGCCGGGATCGGCGCGTCAAGGTCATCCTAATCACGCGTGAGCAGCCGATCGCGGCAGCGAGCAGCAGGTGGACCACGGATGATGCGGTCCACATCCCGGTGAACCGGCTCGCGCCGGAAGATTTCAAGCAGTATCTCGCCATCCTGGATCCCGGGGATGCCGAGGGGATGCAGGCGGGTTCCGATGACCTGTGCGATCTTCTGCAGGGCATGCCGCGCAACGCCAACCTCTTTTGGGCCGCGCTAACCCTGCCCGTGGACCGGCCGTCGGTGCGTGAGCTGACCCGCAGGCTGGAACGGCCACGACGCAAGGACCGGCCGAGCACCCTCGCCCGGATGGTCGTCGACTCACTCACACCCGAGCAGCACAATCTTGTCGCCGCCGTCGCGGCCTACGACATGCCGGTGCTGTCCGAGGACGTGGTCCGATTGGTCGGCGACGGGATATCCCCGGTGCGAGTCGAGGAACTGCTCGACGAGCTGGCGGAGCATCATGTGATCGTTCGTCTGGCGGCGCCGCCGCGATACTGCCTGACCGACCCGGAGATCCTCGGCGCGCTGCAACGCGACGGTCAAAACATGGAGGCTCTACGTCGCAAAGCCGCGAACCTGCTGTCGAACCGGCGCAAGCCGAAGGTTCATGTCCGCGGTCCCGGCGACCTCACCGTCGAGTTCACCGAGCTCCGCATCACCCTGCGGAACCGGGACTGGCTGGCCGCCTTCGACCGGATTCAGGCGCTCGACCAGCATCTCGTCAAATGGAACGCGTCAGGGCTGATCATGGACGCCCGCACCCAGGTGATCGGCAGACTGGAAGACGCCTTCGACGAGTTGCGCAACTTCAACGCGCTGGGGTACGCCCGCGCCTCCCGAGGGCTGATGGGCCCGGCGGTGGACGCGTACGAGAGGGCGCTCGCTCTGGCCGGGACGCAGGACCGTCCGGACGAGCTCCGCCGGAAGATACTTGCCAACATCGCGGATCTCGAGTGGCAGCACGGCAAGATCCAGGAAGCGGAACGCCGGTACCGAAAGGTCCTGAAACTGGCCGTGCGCGACGGAGACGACGAAGGTCGAATGGTCGCACTCTCCGGGATCGCCGACTGCCGCCGACGTCATGGCGATCACCGGCAGGCCGTCACCCTGGGCCGGGAGGCTCTCTCCCTGGCCCGGGAGCAGAACGCGTACGGCTGGGAGATCGACATCAGCGTTAAGGTGGCACGGTGGCTGTCCGAGCAGGAGGAGTCAGCTCCGGCGTGGGAGTTGATGACGGAAGCCGCAGTGGTCGCCGGTGAGCGCCCCAATCCCGCTTATCGGGCTCGCTGTCTGGACGGTCAGGCGGACCTGCACCTTGACGACGGTGACTGGGTCGCTGCTCGCACTAGCGCGGCGGAGGCGCTGCGCCACGCGCTGGACATCCACGATCCCGTCACGGTTCTCCAGGCGCGGACGACCCTGGCCATGGCCGCACTGCGACTAGGCGACCTCGAAGCGGCCCGGACGGAGATCGATCGCGCTGGCTGGTATCGGCGGGAGAAGAGGTCGCTGATCGTACTCGCGCTGCAAGCGCTGATCGCCTTCCGCGAGGATCCGGACGGCGAGGCACGCACCTTGTTCGAGACGCTGGAGAGGGAGGCCGCCCAACGCCGGAACGACGACCCGGACGACTTCGCGGCCTGGGAGCTGGAAGCAATCGCGATCTGTGGCCTGGGCGTGGATCGCCCTGGCCGGGCTGCCGCGGCGAAGACGGCTTTCGGGAAAGCCCGCACGATCGCGCCCGATTTCCCGGTCGTCAAGGAGCGCCTGCAATTCATGCTCGGCATCGTGGCCGCCTCCTCAACCGTGCACCGAGAGCTCGTTGCGGCCGCCACCGGGGATGCGGTACGAGGCTTCACCCCGTGA
- a CDS encoding DNA-binding response regulator, with product MTKGHTRVGVRVAIVDPLPVFQHGAAAALTAAGHMVQTPADVVSWAATSSGGIVVLTVLTEPDWSRLKTLRTAQPQVKVLVLLEDTATAPGVRAVTSGAVSVLPRQVTPEALCRCVDAAIDGTATLPTDVVTTLAAEASGHDTVLPVPPAKVGWLRALASGTTVSQLAAEAGYSERAMYRLLRALYQDLGVSNRVEALILAHGRGWLR from the coding sequence ATGACGAAGGGACACACCCGCGTGGGCGTCCGCGTCGCGATCGTGGACCCGCTCCCGGTCTTCCAGCACGGCGCCGCGGCAGCGCTGACCGCGGCCGGCCACATGGTCCAGACACCCGCGGATGTGGTCAGCTGGGCGGCCACATCTTCCGGCGGCATAGTCGTGCTGACCGTGCTGACGGAGCCTGACTGGAGCAGGCTGAAAACTTTGCGGACAGCTCAGCCGCAGGTCAAGGTGCTGGTTCTCCTGGAGGACACCGCCACCGCCCCCGGTGTGCGGGCCGTCACGTCGGGCGCGGTCTCCGTCCTCCCACGTCAGGTGACCCCAGAGGCTCTCTGCCGCTGCGTTGATGCGGCCATCGACGGGACCGCCACGCTACCCACCGATGTGGTGACCACCCTGGCGGCGGAGGCCAGCGGACACGACACCGTACTGCCGGTCCCGCCGGCGAAGGTCGGATGGCTGCGTGCCTTAGCGTCCGGAACAACCGTCTCCCAGCTCGCGGCGGAGGCGGGATATTCGGAACGAGCGATGTACCGGCTGTTGCGAGCCCTGTACCAGGATCTCGGGGTGAGCAACCGGGTCGAGGCGTTGATCTTGGCGCACGGCAGAGGCTGGCTTCGCTGA
- a CDS encoding Imm7 family immunity protein — protein MFEYHGWITLRSAAEAVDDEPPLRLTEIQALADELAGYALVDLRQMNGWYYIHLGGCPNHRGAHGPALIDLFAKVGRDEPSLAMSVSHGARTGQALPGLELPVRRTGPSRHVRRVIAADSADRI, from the coding sequence ATGTTCGAGTACCACGGGTGGATAACGCTTCGCTCAGCTGCTGAAGCGGTTGACGACGAACCACCCCTTCGCCTCACTGAGATCCAGGCCCTGGCGGACGAGCTCGCCGGCTACGCATTGGTGGACCTTCGGCAGATGAACGGCTGGTATTACATCCACCTTGGCGGATGTCCGAATCATCGTGGCGCGCATGGTCCAGCCTTGATCGACTTGTTCGCCAAGGTCGGGCGTGACGAACCGTCGCTCGCCATGTCAGTGAGCCACGGCGCCCGAACGGGTCAGGCGTTGCCGGGGCTGGAGCTACCTGTTCGGCGGACCGGCCCCAGCCGCCATGTCCGCCGGGTCATCGCAGCGGATTCGGCAGATCGAATTTGA
- a CDS encoding GNAT family N-acetyltransferase, protein MKPEEQVDPAGRRTPADVRIVQLTAPVFRALANGDLAAANAVSPVPLSAYFAGPEWRGVWQMRSKQVEEDPASAAWVTGVIWDERQQVAVGRAGYHGPPDPSGMVEIGYAVDPAYRRRGYARAALEALLQRAAREPQVRTVRVTISPDNVASYQLASQYGFIEVGEQWDDEDGLEIIYEVDAHRR, encoded by the coding sequence GTGAAGCCAGAGGAGCAGGTAGACCCGGCCGGCCGGCGGACCCCCGCAGACGTGCGCATCGTGCAGTTGACGGCGCCGGTGTTCCGCGCCCTGGCCAACGGTGACCTGGCGGCGGCAAACGCGGTGAGTCCCGTGCCCCTCTCGGCCTACTTCGCCGGCCCTGAGTGGCGAGGGGTGTGGCAGATGCGCAGCAAGCAGGTCGAGGAGGACCCAGCCAGCGCGGCATGGGTCACTGGCGTCATCTGGGATGAACGGCAGCAGGTGGCCGTCGGCCGAGCTGGCTACCACGGGCCCCCCGATCCGTCCGGAATGGTCGAGATCGGCTATGCGGTCGACCCAGCATACCGACGACGCGGCTACGCCCGGGCCGCACTGGAGGCCCTGCTCCAGCGCGCTGCTCGCGAACCGCAGGTGCGCACGGTGCGGGTGACCATCAGCCCGGACAACGTCGCTTCTTACCAGTTGGCATCGCAGTACGGCTTCATCGAGGTCGGTGAGCAGTGGGACGACGAGGACGGGCTAGAGATCATCTACGAGGTAGATGCCCATCGCCGGTAG
- a CDS encoding UPF0158 family protein — MLELSRLDLEGIATALEDQTDYEHRWLIHPQTGEVVLWTTDGGIDGHMPVDLDDLDLVGIGPLPSYVWYQDMADFAERISDAAAGRRLARAIQGKGAFRRFKNELHDEYPHLLAAWNAFRDVRAMRRAVEWLVDNSLVDDETGERFMAEHPDPDLP; from the coding sequence ATGCTTGAACTAAGCAGGCTGGACCTGGAGGGGATCGCTACCGCGCTCGAAGACCAGACCGACTACGAGCACCGATGGCTGATCCACCCGCAGACCGGCGAGGTCGTGCTCTGGACGACAGACGGCGGCATCGACGGACACATGCCCGTCGACCTTGACGACCTCGACCTGGTGGGCATCGGCCCGCTGCCGTCCTACGTCTGGTACCAGGACATGGCCGACTTCGCCGAGAGGATCAGTGACGCGGCGGCCGGCCGCAGACTCGCGCGAGCGATCCAGGGGAAGGGGGCCTTCCGCCGGTTCAAGAACGAGTTGCACGACGAGTATCCGCACCTGCTGGCGGCATGGAACGCCTTCCGCGACGTGCGCGCAATGCGGCGGGCTGTCGAATGGCTGGTCGACAACTCCTTGGTCGACGACGAAACGGGCGAGCGTTTTATGGCCGAGCACCCAGATCCCGACCTCCCCTGA